The proteins below are encoded in one region of Drosophila ananassae strain 14024-0371.13 chromosome Y unlocalized genomic scaffold, ASM1763931v2 tig00000096, whole genome shotgun sequence:
- the LOC123258174 gene encoding uncharacterized protein LOC123258174, which yields MYNAFMDWRKEMEKVERFRCPRHYFGSELVKTVEMHVFVDASQSAIASVVYWRITYEDGDVQVRFVCAKTKCAPMRTMTIPRLELQAAVLGTRLMDTVRQDHSVAIAETVLWTDSKTVLRWIGSTHRRYKQFVGNIVAEILESTKVAQWRWLPSADNVADDATRAQRSVDLSEESRWLRGPAFLRRPAGSWPGTEPTDEADAEDEEEMLSEFVLVGASDPFISLERFSSYRRLLRTTAWVLRFIRRCRGQRDELENYGLNVAECEAAEDLLFRRAQREAFPDEVQAAEKDLDVAKGSDICGLAPNLDGNGILRAYGRIDAALCIPYSARRPVILSHRHGLTEMIVRDAHVRMKHQNVDATMAEIRTRFWITRLRRVLRLERRGGDPCWNGW from the coding sequence ATGTACAACGCCTTTATGGACTGGCGTAAAGAGATGGAGAAAGTGGAACGTTTTCGGTGCCCACGTCACTACTTTGGATCCGAGCTGGTGAAGACTGTCGAGATGCACGTATTTGTGGATGCGAGTCAGTCGGCAATCGCATCAGTGGTCTACTGGAGGATCACGTACGAGGACGGCGACGTGCAAGTGAGGTTCGTGTGCGCAAAGACGAAGTGTGCACCGATGCGAACGATGACGATTCCACGGTTGGAGCTGCAGGCAGCAGTTCTAGGAACGAGGTTGATGGACACAGTCAGACAGGACCATAGTGTGGCCATTGCAGAGACTGTGCTATGGACGGATTCGAAGACAGTGCTGCGTTGGATTGGCAGCACACACCGGCGCTACAAGCAGTTCGTAGGGAACATAGTAGCCGAGATTCTGGAGTCGACGAAGGTGGCCCAATGGAGATGGCTACCATCCGCCGACAACGTGGCAGATGATGCAACTCGAGCGCAACGCAGCGTGGACCTAAGCGAGGAGTCACGCTGGTTAAGAGGACCGGCATTCCTGAGGAGACCAGCGGGCAGCTGGCCAGGAACTGAACCCACCGACGAAGCGGATGCAGAAGACGAAGAGGAGATGCTGAGTGAGTTTGTGCTTGTTGGAGCGAGTGACCCGTTCATATCGCTGGAGAGATTCTCAAGCTACAGGCGATTGCTGAGGACTACGGCTTGGGTCCTAAGGTTCATACGTCGATGCCGTGGACAACGAGATGAGCTGGAGAACTACGGCCTCAATGTAGCTGAGTGTGAAGCAGCTGAGGACTTGTTATTCCGTAGAGCACAACGTGAGGCGTTCCCCGATGAGGTGCAGGCCGCAGAGAAGGACTTGGACGTCGCTAAAGGAAGCGACATATGTGGACTGGCGCCAAACCTAGATGGCAATGGAATCCTGCGAGCGTATGGCAGGATCGATGCGGCGCTATGTATACCTTACAGCGCCAGGAGGCCAGTGATCCTCTCCCACCGGCATGGTCTCACGGAGATGATTGTGCGCGACGCCCATGTGAGGATGAAGCATCAAAACGTGGATGCTACTATGGCGGAGATCCGGACCAGGTTCTGGATTACGAGACTGCGGAGAGTGCTTCGTCTGGAAAGGCGTGGAGGAGACCCTTGCTGGAACGGATGGTGA